One region of Oxalobacteraceae bacterium OTU3CAMAD1 genomic DNA includes:
- a CDS encoding LuxR C-terminal-related transcriptional regulator, protein MQLDHTVTVEQAVQLLAMVGDLSMGQPTDQSIRAARLAERLALADGAEPGACGHVRLVTLLRWSGCTANASGFSSLLGDDVAGRDAMLLETLPPEKRMSFTSVAPLARIHCEVSGAIAQVMGLPEEVETGLRRFWEHYDGGGIPDRLCAPQIPRMVYHANLAGDLDLLTRARGVDEALRLIATRADKKYPADLVRLLAAHAEDWLEAAEAPVCPTEIPALAERVPLTIVADTIELKLPWLLGYSRRVADLAERAAALAGLPPAQQRCLGRAALIHGIGRAAVPNIVWQRAGKLGMADWEKVRLVPYWTARAGVQIPSVRAEAVLASHIYERLDGSGYYRDLDAESLNMPQRILAAAGAYAALCMPRPWRAACASQEAARILSADAAAGRFDMQAVNFVIAAADGTCVEPVEPSGPRRKLLSEREIAVLRRLSLGESNKEVARELQISPSTVGTHVESIFRKLECSTRTAATLKGLTLGLIPAE, encoded by the coding sequence ATGCAACTAGACCACACTGTCACCGTCGAGCAAGCCGTCCAACTGCTGGCCATGGTCGGCGACCTGAGCATGGGCCAGCCCACCGATCAATCGATACGCGCGGCCCGTCTGGCCGAGCGGCTGGCGCTGGCGGACGGCGCCGAGCCGGGGGCGTGCGGCCACGTGCGGCTGGTGACCTTGCTGCGCTGGTCCGGATGCACGGCGAACGCCAGCGGCTTTTCCTCGCTGCTGGGCGACGACGTCGCCGGACGCGACGCGATGCTGCTGGAAACCCTCCCGCCGGAAAAGCGGATGAGCTTTACCAGTGTGGCGCCGCTGGCCCGCATCCATTGCGAGGTGTCGGGCGCGATCGCACAGGTGATGGGTTTGCCGGAGGAGGTCGAGACCGGACTGCGGCGCTTCTGGGAGCACTACGATGGCGGCGGCATACCCGACCGCTTGTGCGCACCGCAGATTCCACGCATGGTGTACCACGCCAATCTGGCGGGGGATCTTGACCTCCTGACGCGTGCCCGGGGCGTGGACGAGGCGTTACGGTTGATCGCCACGCGCGCCGACAAAAAGTATCCGGCGGACCTGGTGCGTTTGCTGGCGGCGCATGCCGAGGACTGGCTTGAGGCGGCCGAGGCGCCGGTCTGTCCTACCGAGATCCCGGCCCTTGCCGAGCGGGTTCCGCTGACGATCGTAGCCGATACGATCGAGCTGAAATTACCGTGGCTGCTGGGCTATTCGCGCCGCGTCGCCGACCTTGCGGAACGCGCGGCGGCGTTGGCGGGCCTGCCGCCCGCACAGCAGCGTTGTCTGGGCCGCGCGGCGCTCATCCACGGCATCGGCCGCGCGGCGGTGCCCAACATCGTCTGGCAGCGCGCCGGCAAGCTCGGGATGGCGGACTGGGAAAAGGTGCGTCTGGTGCCGTACTGGACGGCGCGCGCCGGGGTGCAGATTCCCTCGGTGCGGGCGGAGGCGGTGCTGGCGTCCCACATCTACGAGCGGCTCGACGGGAGCGGCTACTACCGCGACCTCGATGCCGAGTCGCTCAACATGCCACAACGGATACTGGCGGCAGCCGGGGCGTATGCCGCGTTGTGCATGCCGCGTCCCTGGCGCGCTGCGTGCGCGTCGCAGGAGGCGGCGCGTATCCTGTCGGCGGATGCGGCGGCCGGGCGATTCGACATGCAGGCCGTGAACTTCGTGATCGCGGCCGCCGACGGCACTTGCGTCGAGCCGGTCGAACCTTCAGGGCCGCGCAGGAAGCTGCTGTCGGAGCGGGAGATCGCGGTGCTGCGCCGGCTCAGTCTTGGAGAGAGCAACAAGGAGGTGGCGCGCGAGCTGCAGATCAGCCCCTCGACGGTGGGCACCCATGTCGAGAGCATCTTCCGCAAACTCGAATGTTCAACCCGGACCGCCGCCACGCTGAAAGGGCTGACCCTCGGCTTGATCCCCGCGGAGTGA
- a CDS encoding GMC family oxidoreductase N-terminal domain-containing protein, whose translation MNSSASTEVDFALAVLRNQSTLNAALKTHYDFIVCGAGSSGSVVAARLAENPAVNVLLLEAGGSDEVDSVIDPAQWPLNLGSERDWGFMAEPNAHLNGRSIPMNMGKVLGGGSSINVMLWARGHRSDWNHFAAEAGDDAWNYESVLKIYRRIEDWHGPADPERRGQGGPVYVAPAHQPQPAATLMLEAARSLGIPTFDSPNGAMMEGDGGAAINDLRIRDGKRLSVFRSYTYQKMAQPNLTVLTGALVSRLTFEGSEVTGVEVIVDGHKRLFGATREVILSLGAVNTPKVLMQSGIGPEHELKRHGIAVRQHLPGVGQNHQDHVSFGCIWEYAQPQQVGNGGSEATLYWKSDAKLDAPDMLHCQVEFPVPSAENAARGVPAHGWTMFAGLAHPKSRGELLLSGPNAHDAMIIRANTLSDPDDMKAAVASVQMCRELGNASAFAQLVKGESMPGKLGREEMQAYIRNGAVTYWHQSCTAKMGRDAMSVVNGNLQVYGVGNLRIADASIMPHITTGNTMAPCVVIGERAAEVIKAKHGI comes from the coding sequence ATGAACAGTTCTGCATCCACCGAAGTCGATTTCGCACTAGCGGTGCTCCGCAACCAATCCACGCTCAACGCTGCGCTCAAAACCCACTACGACTTTATTGTCTGCGGTGCGGGCTCGTCGGGCTCGGTCGTCGCCGCGCGGCTGGCCGAGAATCCCGCGGTCAACGTGCTGTTGCTGGAGGCAGGCGGCAGCGACGAAGTCGACAGCGTCATCGATCCGGCGCAATGGCCGCTCAACCTGGGTTCGGAGCGCGACTGGGGCTTCATGGCGGAGCCGAACGCGCACCTCAACGGACGGTCGATTCCGATGAACATGGGCAAAGTGCTGGGCGGCGGCTCGAGCATCAATGTCATGCTGTGGGCGCGCGGGCACCGCAGCGACTGGAACCACTTCGCCGCCGAGGCCGGCGACGACGCCTGGAACTACGAATCGGTACTGAAGATCTACCGCCGCATCGAGGACTGGCACGGTCCGGCCGATCCTGAGCGGCGCGGGCAGGGCGGTCCGGTCTACGTCGCGCCCGCCCACCAACCCCAGCCAGCGGCAACGCTGATGCTAGAGGCGGCGCGCTCGCTCGGCATTCCTACCTTCGACAGCCCCAACGGCGCGATGATGGAAGGCGACGGCGGCGCCGCGATCAACGATCTGCGTATCCGTGACGGCAAGCGGCTCTCCGTCTTCCGCTCGTACACGTACCAGAAGATGGCGCAGCCCAACCTGACGGTGCTCACCGGCGCGCTGGTGTCGCGGCTCACGTTCGAGGGCAGCGAGGTGACCGGTGTCGAGGTCATCGTCGATGGCCACAAGCGCTTGTTCGGCGCCACGCGGGAAGTGATCCTGTCCCTGGGCGCGGTCAACACACCCAAGGTATTGATGCAATCCGGCATCGGCCCTGAACATGAACTGAAACGCCACGGCATCGCCGTGCGCCAGCACCTGCCTGGTGTCGGCCAGAACCATCAGGACCACGTATCCTTCGGCTGCATTTGGGAGTATGCGCAGCCGCAGCAGGTGGGCAATGGCGGTTCCGAAGCGACGCTGTACTGGAAGAGCGATGCCAAGCTCGACGCGCCCGACATGCTGCATTGCCAGGTCGAGTTTCCCGTGCCGAGCGCGGAGAACGCGGCGCGCGGCGTACCCGCCCATGGCTGGACCATGTTCGCCGGCCTGGCCCATCCGAAGAGCCGTGGCGAGCTGCTGCTGTCGGGACCGAATGCGCACGATGCGATGATCATCCGCGCCAACACTCTGTCCGATCCGGACGACATGAAGGCGGCCGTCGCCAGCGTCCAGATGTGCCGCGAGCTGGGCAACGCCAGCGCGTTTGCACAGCTCGTCAAGGGAGAGAGCATGCCGGGCAAGCTGGGCCGCGAAGAAATGCAAGCCTACATCCGCAACGGCGCGGTCACCTATTGGCACCAGTCGTGTACCGCCAAGATGGGACGCGATGCGATGTCGGTGGTGAACGGAAATTTGCAGGTCTACGGCGTCGGCAATCTGCGCATCGCCGACGCCTCGATCATGCCGCACATCACCACGGGCAACACGATGGCGCCCTGTGTCGTCATCGGCGAGCGGGCGGCCGAAGTCATCAAGGCCAAGCACGGCATCTGA
- a CDS encoding SDR family oxidoreductase translates to MNRYLFEGKHALVTGGTKGMGEAIVRKLVEGGATVIAPARHLPQEPLAGVRYLEADVSSAEGAAHVADSVKREFGHLDFLVNNVGGSSAPSGGALALTDDMWDAALQVNLMAAVRLDRAFLPAMLERRAGAIVHITSIQRRLPLFESTVAYAAAKAALANYSKSLANEFGQRGIRVNSVSPGFIETTAAQALITRMAAHRQGTEDQAREELMSSLGGIPIGRPGRPHEVAELIAFLLSPLAASVHGAEFVIDGGTTPTV, encoded by the coding sequence ATGAACCGCTATCTCTTCGAAGGCAAGCACGCGCTGGTTACCGGCGGCACCAAGGGGATGGGGGAGGCCATCGTCCGCAAACTGGTGGAGGGAGGCGCGACAGTCATCGCCCCGGCGCGCCACTTGCCGCAGGAGCCTTTGGCCGGGGTCCGCTACCTTGAGGCGGACGTCTCCAGCGCCGAAGGTGCTGCTCACGTCGCCGACAGCGTCAAGCGCGAGTTCGGCCACCTCGATTTCCTCGTCAACAATGTGGGCGGCTCGTCGGCGCCCAGCGGCGGCGCGCTGGCGCTGACTGACGACATGTGGGACGCCGCGCTCCAGGTCAACCTGATGGCGGCCGTGCGGCTCGACCGCGCCTTCCTTCCGGCCATGCTGGAACGGCGCGCCGGCGCCATCGTCCACATCACGTCGATCCAGCGGCGGCTGCCGTTGTTCGAATCGACCGTGGCGTACGCCGCCGCCAAGGCCGCCCTTGCCAACTACAGCAAATCGCTGGCCAACGAATTCGGCCAGCGCGGAATCCGCGTCAACAGCGTCTCGCCCGGCTTCATTGAAACCACCGCCGCGCAAGCCCTGATCACGCGCATGGCGGCGCACAGGCAAGGCACAGAGGACCAGGCGAGGGAGGAGCTCATGTCGTCGCTGGGTGGCATACCCATCGGCCGCCCCGGCAGGCCGCACGAGGTCGCGGAGTTGATCGCGTTCCTTCTGTCGCCGCTGGCAGCGTCGGTCCATGGCGCCGAATTCGTCATCGACGGCGGAACGACGCCGACGGTCTAG
- a CDS encoding nuclear transport factor 2 family protein, whose protein sequence is MNKLPQTINEYIEAANAQAPQRAAACFHADATVHDEGSTLHGREEIAAWVAETGEKYRATIEPAGLEESDGRHILRAIVRGNFPGSPVTLNFNFLLRSGSIQSLEIKP, encoded by the coding sequence ATGAACAAATTGCCGCAAACCATAAACGAGTACATCGAGGCCGCCAACGCGCAGGCGCCCCAGCGCGCCGCCGCGTGCTTCCACGCCGACGCCACCGTCCATGACGAGGGCAGCACCCTCCACGGCCGTGAAGAAATCGCCGCATGGGTCGCCGAGACCGGCGAGAAATACCGGGCCACGATCGAACCGGCCGGCCTGGAGGAATCCGATGGCCGTCACATCCTGCGGGCGATCGTCCGGGGCAACTTTCCAGGCAGCCCCGTCACCCTGAATTTCAACTTCCTGCTGCGCTCCGGAAGCATCCAGTCGCTGGAGATCAAGCCATGA
- a CDS encoding LysR family transcriptional regulator, with translation MSSLDLIRLFLAVADERSFTQAARRLNITPTAVSKGVRALEKKHGVPLFVRTTRSVSLTDAGTGLLAALKPAVGQIDEAFDELSRFQSRPSGHLRLTAPRAFGFLVARFLVPRMRAAYPDITFDLSLDDGLVDLVTAGYDAGIRLGQAIAQDMVAIKLSRPLSWSLVSSPSYFKRCGTPERPRDLLAHQTLRYRFSTSSRLPPWRLTGDDGELLLDTDAALTANDTQMLAEWARQGMGIAYLPDLEIDEDVRRGRLVRVLTEFVPETSGLFLYFPMRTQNQPKMRALIEQVSRLADEGALDVSCAR, from the coding sequence ATGAGTTCGCTCGATTTGATTCGGCTCTTCCTCGCGGTGGCGGACGAACGTAGCTTCACGCAGGCGGCCAGGCGGTTGAACATCACACCGACGGCGGTGAGCAAAGGCGTGCGCGCGCTTGAGAAAAAGCACGGCGTGCCGCTGTTCGTCAGGACCACCCGCAGCGTCTCGCTGACCGATGCCGGAACGGGCCTGCTGGCCGCGCTCAAGCCTGCGGTCGGCCAGATCGATGAGGCCTTCGACGAGTTGTCGCGCTTCCAGAGCCGACCGTCGGGCCATTTGCGGCTCACCGCCCCGCGCGCCTTCGGGTTCCTCGTCGCCCGGTTCCTGGTGCCGCGCATGCGCGCCGCCTACCCCGACATCACCTTCGACCTGTCGCTCGACGACGGCCTGGTCGACCTGGTGACGGCGGGCTACGACGCCGGCATCCGGCTCGGGCAGGCGATCGCGCAGGACATGGTGGCCATCAAACTTAGCCGGCCGCTGTCGTGGTCGCTCGTGTCGTCGCCCAGCTACTTCAAGCGATGCGGCACTCCCGAGCGGCCACGAGATCTGCTGGCGCATCAAACGCTGCGCTATCGATTCTCCACCTCCAGCCGCTTGCCGCCGTGGCGCTTGACCGGCGACGACGGCGAACTGCTGCTCGACACCGACGCGGCCCTGACCGCCAACGATACGCAAATGCTTGCCGAGTGGGCACGCCAGGGCATGGGCATCGCCTACCTGCCCGACCTTGAAATCGACGAGGACGTGCGGCGTGGACGACTGGTACGGGTGTTGACGGAATTCGTGCCCGAAACATCGGGACTGTTCCTCTACTTCCCCATGCGCACCCAGAACCAGCCCAAGATGCGCGCGCTGATCGAGCAGGTGTCCCGGCTTGCCGACGAAGGCGCGCTGGATGTCAGCTGCGCGCGCTAG
- a CDS encoding alpha/beta hydrolase, with product MTTIKTSLRLLAIATAFAATGTQASAAAGDTSAKPSVVIVHGAFADGSDWAKVIPLLQAKGIKVTAVQNPLTSLADDVAATRRAIAAQPGKVVLVGHSWGGTVITDAGQHDKVRSLVYVAAFAPDAGKSTAETGEGYPAAPGTKRFVADGEGFLSLPEAAMREDFAQDVTPAQAAVMTATQGPIQAKAFADKVTAAAWTSKPSWFIVSARDRMIDPGLQHAMAKKIGAKTTELAASHVPQQSRPAEVAKVILDAVAATK from the coding sequence ATGACCACCATCAAAACCTCGCTGCGCCTGCTCGCCATCGCAACCGCCTTCGCCGCAACGGGCACCCAAGCCAGCGCGGCCGCCGGCGATACCAGCGCCAAGCCCTCCGTCGTCATCGTGCACGGCGCCTTCGCCGACGGTTCCGACTGGGCCAAGGTGATCCCGCTGCTGCAGGCCAAAGGGATCAAAGTCACCGCCGTCCAGAACCCGCTCACCTCGCTGGCCGACGACGTTGCCGCAACGCGCCGCGCCATAGCCGCCCAGCCGGGCAAAGTCGTGTTGGTGGGCCATTCGTGGGGCGGTACGGTCATCACCGACGCGGGCCAGCACGACAAGGTGCGCAGCCTGGTGTACGTCGCCGCCTTCGCGCCCGACGCCGGCAAGTCGACCGCTGAAACCGGCGAAGGCTATCCCGCAGCCCCTGGCACCAAACGCTTCGTCGCCGATGGCGAAGGCTTCCTGAGCTTGCCGGAAGCTGCGATGCGCGAAGACTTCGCCCAGGATGTAACGCCGGCCCAGGCCGCCGTCATGACCGCGACCCAGGGCCCGATCCAGGCCAAGGCCTTCGCCGACAAGGTGACCGCCGCCGCGTGGACCAGCAAACCGTCGTGGTTCATCGTCAGCGCGCGCGACCGCATGATCGATCCAGGCTTGCAGCACGCGATGGCCAAGAAGATCGGCGCCAAGACCACCGAGCTGGCGGCCAGCCATGTGCCACAGCAGTCGCGTCCCGCCGAGGTGGCGAAGGTGATCCTCGACGCCGTCGCGGCGACCAAGTAA
- a CDS encoding MerR family transcriptional regulator, protein MQIGEIANATGLSRDTLRFYEKRGLLRARRSPNGYRDYPPEAVELLRYLRLAQSLGFTLAEIEADLPLLAAPDASAGQLRVALERKLADIDQRIDGLQSLRGELARRLGQEMAPCPLQAGDQT, encoded by the coding sequence ATGCAAATCGGAGAGATAGCAAACGCCACCGGCCTGAGCCGCGACACCCTGCGCTTTTACGAGAAGCGCGGCCTGCTGCGCGCGCGGCGCAGTCCCAATGGCTACCGCGACTATCCACCCGAGGCGGTGGAATTGCTGCGCTACCTTCGGTTGGCGCAGTCGCTGGGCTTTACTCTGGCCGAGATCGAGGCCGACCTGCCATTGCTGGCCGCGCCCGACGCGTCGGCAGGGCAACTGCGCGTCGCACTGGAACGCAAGCTGGCCGATATCGACCAGCGCATCGACGGTTTGCAGTCGTTGCGCGGCGAACTGGCGCGCCGGCTAGGGCAGGAGATGGCGCCATGTCCACTGCAAGCTGGTGATCAGACGTAA
- a CDS encoding AraC family transcriptional regulator: protein MANPSALPENLIDVTSVSRTWNGTDVVITEFIGTGRVLHQLAHDEQSRLGMMLDEVGEGRAEPRLRRNTPCPIDYKPRQLHFTPAGMELWGYSDDVRYARDINLCFDIGALGERCAIEGRHDLRNTPRLRFTDDGTGALINLLADAVRDPDPSSQLYGDALVTAIAIRLFRGDQAPVKGPAKLSPLQLSDALGFLETNLPSRVELATLANLAGLSQSHYHRAFKASTGLAPYKWQLQARIERAKALLLDTCGSLEDVAEATGFADAVHFGRTFRKLTGATPSAWRRDRLS from the coding sequence ATGGCAAACCCAAGCGCTCTTCCGGAGAACCTGATCGACGTGACGAGCGTGAGCCGCACCTGGAATGGCACGGATGTCGTCATCACCGAGTTTATCGGCACGGGCCGGGTGCTGCATCAGCTGGCGCACGATGAGCAGTCGCGGCTTGGCATGATGCTGGACGAAGTCGGCGAAGGCCGCGCAGAGCCACGGCTGCGCCGAAATACGCCCTGCCCGATCGACTACAAGCCGCGTCAACTCCACTTCACACCCGCAGGGATGGAACTGTGGGGATACAGCGACGACGTGCGCTATGCCCGTGACATCAACCTGTGCTTCGATATCGGCGCGCTGGGCGAGCGCTGCGCCATCGAGGGACGGCACGACCTCCGGAACACGCCACGGCTGCGGTTCACCGACGATGGAACCGGCGCGCTCATCAACTTGCTTGCCGATGCGGTGCGCGATCCGGATCCGTCCTCGCAGTTGTACGGCGACGCGCTCGTGACCGCGATTGCGATCCGGCTGTTTCGCGGCGACCAGGCGCCCGTCAAGGGTCCGGCCAAACTGTCGCCATTGCAATTGAGCGATGCGTTGGGCTTCCTGGAAACGAACCTTCCCTCCAGGGTGGAGCTGGCGACGCTGGCGAACCTTGCCGGCCTGTCCCAATCCCACTACCACCGGGCCTTCAAGGCCTCCACCGGCCTGGCGCCCTACAAATGGCAGTTGCAGGCGCGCATCGAACGCGCCAAGGCGCTGCTGCTCGACACTTGTGGTTCGCTCGAAGACGTGGCCGAAGCGACCGGCTTCGCGGACGCCGTCCATTTCGGCCGGACCTTTCGCAAGCTGACGGGCGCGACCCCGTCAGCCTGGCGCAGGGATCGCCTCAGCTAG
- a CDS encoding hydrolase, translated as MPKTGLPALLRPEDSIVVLIDHQPYQFANLHSHEPTMIVNNVVGLAKGAKVFGVPTILTTVIEDRGGNLIKGLQDVFPDQKPINRTFINTWQDPNVSDLVKKSGRKQLILAALWTEICLAMPAIQALGEGYDVFIVTDASGGVSAEAHDMAVRRMVQAGAVPITWMAVISEWQRDWARVESATELSSVVLEHGGASGVALAWELQLLQSARA; from the coding sequence ATGCCCAAGACCGGCCTTCCCGCACTGCTACGCCCCGAAGACAGCATCGTTGTGCTCATCGACCACCAGCCTTACCAATTCGCGAACCTGCACAGCCACGAGCCGACGATGATCGTCAACAACGTCGTCGGCCTGGCCAAGGGCGCGAAGGTGTTCGGCGTCCCCACCATCCTCACCACGGTGATCGAAGACCGTGGCGGCAACCTGATCAAGGGACTGCAGGACGTGTTCCCCGACCAGAAGCCGATCAACCGCACCTTCATCAACACCTGGCAAGACCCCAATGTCTCCGACCTCGTGAAAAAGAGCGGCCGCAAACAGCTCATCCTGGCGGCGCTGTGGACCGAGATCTGCCTGGCGATGCCGGCGATCCAGGCGTTGGGCGAAGGCTACGACGTCTTCATCGTGACCGACGCGTCGGGCGGCGTCTCGGCCGAAGCGCACGACATGGCGGTGCGCCGGATGGTGCAGGCCGGCGCCGTGCCGATCACCTGGATGGCGGTAATCTCCGAGTGGCAGCGTGACTGGGCGCGCGTGGAATCGGCCACCGAGCTCTCTAGCGTCGTGCTGGAGCACGGCGGCGCGAGCGGCGTCGCGCTGGCTTGGGAACTGCAACTGCTGCAATCGGCCCGGGCCTGA
- a CDS encoding hydroxymethylglutaryl-CoA lyase produces MSAWNGAGRRIYMQEVGTRDGLQAEAVFVPTDEKIALVNCLSRTGVAKIEVTAFVSPKAIPALGDAQQVMQGIERVPGVIYSALVPNVRGAERAIESGADELNLVMSASESHNLSNLRMTREQSFAALSEVAGLARTASSAVNISLSCAFGCPIEGDVPEDVVMDWCARFVDEAGAKGITLCDTTGMAYPSQVASLTRRFRATWPDIALSLHFHNTRGMGLANVLAGIDAGADRFDASLGGIGGCPYAPGASGNVCTEDIVHALQLMEYDTGIDLQALIAVSKRLPGLIGHNTPSQVIKAGSRLDLHPPPKDFEMIKLRAHERGCGSV; encoded by the coding sequence ATGAGTGCCTGGAACGGCGCAGGGCGCCGCATCTACATGCAGGAAGTGGGCACGCGCGACGGTTTGCAAGCGGAAGCGGTGTTCGTACCCACGGATGAGAAAATCGCACTGGTCAATTGCCTTTCCCGCACCGGGGTGGCCAAGATCGAAGTCACCGCGTTCGTGTCACCGAAAGCCATTCCGGCACTGGGCGACGCACAGCAGGTGATGCAGGGAATCGAGCGGGTTCCAGGCGTGATTTACAGCGCGCTGGTGCCAAACGTTCGCGGCGCGGAGCGCGCCATTGAAAGCGGCGCCGATGAACTCAATCTCGTTATGTCGGCCAGCGAAAGCCACAACCTGTCGAATCTTCGGATGACGCGGGAACAGTCGTTTGCGGCGTTGAGCGAAGTCGCCGGCCTCGCCAGAACAGCCTCATCGGCCGTCAATATTTCGCTCTCCTGTGCTTTTGGTTGCCCGATCGAGGGAGACGTGCCCGAGGACGTGGTGATGGACTGGTGCGCGCGCTTCGTAGACGAGGCCGGCGCCAAAGGTATCACCTTGTGCGACACAACCGGCATGGCTTACCCAAGCCAGGTGGCATCGCTCACCCGGCGCTTCCGTGCCACATGGCCTGATATTGCGCTCAGCCTGCATTTCCATAATACCCGTGGCATGGGGTTGGCAAATGTGCTGGCCGGAATTGACGCTGGTGCGGACCGGTTCGACGCCTCGCTGGGCGGTATCGGTGGCTGCCCGTATGCGCCTGGCGCCTCGGGTAATGTGTGCACGGAAGATATCGTTCATGCCTTGCAGCTGATGGAATATGACACCGGTATCGATCTTCAGGCGCTGATCGCCGTCTCGAAACGCTTGCCCGGGCTGATCGGTCACAATACCCCAAGCCAGGTTATCAAGGCAGGGAGTCGGCTCGATCTGCACCCACCACCGAAGGATTTCGAGATGATAAAACTACGCGCGCATGAGAGGGGGTGCGGGAGCGTGTAA
- a CDS encoding CoA transferase: protein MNKELAIPAGALRGVRVIEMGQLIAGPFAGKTLGEFGADVIKIEAPGAGDPLRNWRMIKEGTSVWWQVQSRNKRSIALDLRSAEGQDIARKLIAEADVLIENFRPGTLEAWGMDWEALSALNPGLVMLRISGYGQTGPYRDLPGFGAIGEALGGLRHLTGEPDRVPVRCGISIGDTLAALHGTIGILTALYHRKVNGGMGQVIDVALHEAVFNVMESLIPEYSAFGLAREAAGSALPGIAPSNAYRCSDGFVLIAGNGDSIFKRLMHEIGRADLADDPALANNAGRVARVAELDAAIGAWTATRLVADVLAVLGRAGVPAGKVYDAKDIAEDPHYRARDMILSQTTREGYELEVPGIVPKLLGTPGTVRSAAPRLGEDTDGVLRELGLTEQDVAVLRGKGVVA, encoded by the coding sequence ATGAATAAAGAACTAGCTATCCCTGCGGGTGCGTTGCGAGGGGTTCGCGTGATTGAAATGGGTCAACTGATCGCCGGCCCGTTTGCCGGCAAGACGCTGGGGGAATTTGGCGCCGACGTGATCAAGATCGAGGCGCCTGGCGCTGGCGATCCGCTGCGTAACTGGCGCATGATCAAGGAGGGCACTTCGGTATGGTGGCAGGTCCAATCGCGTAACAAACGTTCGATTGCGCTTGACCTGCGCAGCGCCGAAGGCCAGGACATCGCGCGCAAGTTGATTGCTGAAGCCGATGTGCTGATCGAGAATTTCCGGCCCGGTACGCTGGAGGCGTGGGGGATGGACTGGGAAGCATTGTCCGCGCTCAATCCGGGACTTGTCATGCTGCGCATTTCCGGCTACGGCCAGACCGGCCCCTACCGCGATTTGCCGGGCTTCGGCGCCATTGGGGAAGCTCTCGGCGGGCTGCGCCACCTGACGGGGGAACCGGATCGGGTTCCGGTACGCTGCGGCATCTCGATTGGCGACACCCTTGCGGCGCTGCACGGCACCATCGGCATCCTCACCGCGCTCTACCATCGCAAGGTCAATGGCGGCATGGGCCAAGTGATCGATGTGGCCTTGCATGAAGCCGTGTTCAACGTGATGGAGAGCCTGATTCCCGAATACAGTGCCTTCGGCTTGGCGCGTGAAGCGGCCGGCAGTGCGCTGCCTGGCATTGCGCCCTCGAACGCCTATCGCTGCAGCGATGGCTTTGTGCTCATCGCCGGTAACGGCGACAGCATCTTCAAGCGTCTGATGCACGAAATAGGCCGCGCCGACCTGGCGGACGACCCGGCGCTGGCAAACAACGCCGGCCGTGTCGCGCGGGTCGCCGAACTCGATGCCGCCATTGGTGCCTGGACTGCAACGCGCTTGGTCGCCGATGTGCTCGCCGTCCTCGGGCGGGCAGGCGTCCCGGCGGGCAAAGTCTACGACGCTAAGGATATCGCCGAAGATCCGCATTACCGGGCCCGCGATATGATCCTTTCCCAAACGACGCGCGAGGGGTATGAGTTGGAGGTTCCGGGCATCGTTCCCAAGTTGCTGGGCACGCCGGGAACCGTGCGCTCGGCGGCGCCGCGTCTCGGCGAGGACACCGACGGTGTACTCCGGGAACTTGGATTAACTGAGCAGGATGTCGCCGTCTTGCGCGGCAAAGGAGTGGTGGCATGA